A stretch of DNA from Oncorhynchus nerka isolate Pitt River linkage group LG22, Oner_Uvic_2.0, whole genome shotgun sequence:
CAGCCTTTCTCTTACCAGACACCTCTGATCTCCAACATCATGGGTACCCCTATAGTTTACACATACAACTTTTTCCACCTATACACCTTCCTTTGTATCAtgtccttctgcacacttctcaatTTATCCTCCTCAACACTTAATGCCACTCTAGTTATCACTCCTTTCAACGGTGCCCTGCTCCGGAGAGGAAAGCAAGTCACAGTTCTTGTCCCCAATCGTGTGGCACACGTTCACTCACTCTAGACGGCAGAAACGCAAAATATCTACACGATTACACTTCGAGTcatcatgcaaaactacaaatccctgtaAGCTCCTGCAAGTCATCTCTAGCTGATACTTTTGCAAACAGTTAGTGTCattttaaaacttgcacaagacagctcacagaattgtcaatttaaagaaatgttggcaatttattcattactacatttagctaacattaggtagTTAAACCAGAGATTCTTACATTTGCCTCGATTCGGTAGTGTAACAgcattcctcctctgaggaggaggagaagcgagaaggatcggaggaccaatgcgcagcgtggtaagtgtccataatgtttattaaaagacaaactgaacactacaaaacaataaacgtgaacatgaacgaaaaccaaaacagtaccgtgtggccaaaacactcacacggaaacaaacacccacaactcaaaaggcTACCtaggtatgattctcaatcagacaactaaagacacctgcctctgattgagaaccatactaggctgaactcaaaaccccaacatagaaaaacatacatagactgcccaccccaactcatgccctgaccatactaaataaagacaaaacaaaggaaataaaggtcagaatgtgacaggtAGACTTGTCCAGATCATCAGGGCATTTGTAGTTATTTAtgttagccacattagcagctaattagcatttacattttttttaggggggggggggtaaatacaggcaaatatattgCTAAAAGTCACCTAGTCCTAGACAGAATTATACAAAacgtcatgccagggtaagcctacatgaaacacagcccttatcaaatcaaatgttattgatcACACACTGTAGTGAatggcttgtgtttctagctcctaacagtgcagtagtatctaagaacaattcacaacaatacacatacatctaaaagtaaaagcaTGGAATTGAGAAATATctaaatattagattgagcaatgtcagagtcgcattgactaaaatacagtagaatataattcAAAATATACATACGTGATGAGTAAAGCTGTATGTGAACATgatttaaacattattaaagtgactggtctTCCCCTATTAAAGTGGcaagtgattccaagtctatgaatatagggcagcagcctctaaggtgcagggttgcgaAACTAGGTGGAagccagctagtgatggctatttaacagtctgatgaccttgagatagaagctgtttttcggtctctcggtcccagctttgatgcacaaaaactgacctcgccttctggatgatagcggggtgaataggccgtggctcgggtggttaatgTCCTTGATGGAGGAACTTGccgctttccaccttctccactgcggtcccgtcaatATGGATacgggcgtgctccctctgctgtttcctgaagtccacgatcagctcctttgttttgttgacgttgagtgagaggtttttTTCTGGCACCACTCTACcatggccctcacctcctccctgtaggctgtctcgtaatcaggcctactactgttgtgtcatctgcaaacttgatgattgaattggaggagtgcgtggccacgcagtcatgggtgaacaggaagtacaggagggggctgagcacgcacccttgtggggccctgtgttgaggatcatcgaagtggaggtgttgtttcctaccttcacccccTGGTGGTggcatcaggaagtccaggacccagttacacagggaagggttcagacccagggtcctgagcttaatgatgagcttggggggcaatatggtgttgaatgctgagctatagtcaatgaacagcattcttacataggtattcctcttgtccagatgggatagggcagtgtgatggcgattgcatcatctgtggatctattggggcggtaagcaaattgaagtgggtctagggtgtcaggtaaggtggaggtgatatgatccttaactagcctctcaaagcactttatgatgacagaagtgctaagtgatagtaatttagttcagttacctttgctttcttgggtataggaacaatggtggacatcttgaagcaagtggggacagcagactggggatagggagagattgaataggtccgtaaacactccagccagctggtctgcgcatactCTAAGGACGCGCCCAGGAATGGTGTCTGGGCTGGCagctttgcgagggttaacacgcttaaatgtcttacgtcGTCAACGGAGAAGGAGAGTCCACAGCCCTTGGTAGCGGGCTgcatcggtggcactgtgttatcctcaaagcaggcaaagaacgtgtttagcttgtccggaagcaagacattGATGTCCGgaatgtggctggttttccctttgtagtccgtgattgtctgtagaccctgccacatacgtctcatgtctgaaccgttgaattgcgactccactttgtctctgtactgacgttttgcctgtttgattttcttacggagggaataactacactgtttgttttcggccatattcccagtcaccttgccatggttaaatgcggtggttcgtgtattcagttttgcgcgaatgcttcCATCTATCCACagcttctggtttgggtaggttttaatagtcacagtggttacaacatctcctatacacttcctgatgaacttgGTCACCGTATCTGTGTATTCGTctatgttattctcagaggctacccggaacatatcccaatccgcgtgatcaaaacaatcttgaagcatggattccaattggtcagaccagcgttgaatagaccttaggacaggtacttcctgtttgagtttctgcctataggaaggtaggagcaaaatggagtcgtgataaGATTTGctgaatggagggcgggggagggccttgaaGGCATTTTGAAAAGTTTAGTAGCAGTGGTCCAATGTTTTCCCagcgcgagtactacagtcaatgtgttggtagAACTTCGGTAGCATTTTCCCAAAAttggctttgttaaaatccccagctacaataaatgtggcctcaggacatgtggtttccagtttgcataaagtccagtgtagttctttgacggccatcgtggtatcggcttccctctggtggtaatacggtcggcaattgattgtgaggtattctaggtatctgtacgttatcacaatcacaccatgagtagttaatcatgaaacatacacccccgaatttcttcttcccggagaggtctttattcctgtctgcacgatgtactgagaacccagatgGCTGTATGAACAGGGACAGTATGTATGAACGGGGAtgtgaacattagcgagtaatatactcggaagtggtggatggtgtgcacttttcctgagtcggactagaaatccactccgaatacctcttctccgctGGCTGTGTTTTGGAGCTGCCTCTGGaataagttcaattgccctgggggctACGAACAAATGATCAAATTTGGGAAATAGTATTCGCTGGTGAGTTAacgctggtgagttaccgctgctctgatatccaaaagttatttcctgTATGTAttacacaaaacattttctggcCTAATAATGTAAGAATAACAAAccaaaaaaactaaatactgcaaagttgcttaggcgctagaagcagagctgccatatctgtcagtgACATCTTactattttaagtgtttctaaaatcccctataggaaaaatgaatggtggaaaaacgattggaaccatttccctatttgaccgctaggtgttatgggtattatgacttatactgtggtactctatactGGCAACCATCTCATTCAGATTGCACCTCGGTTAAaaaaatgcagagttaaaaacgTTCAACAACTGGGACCTCAGAAATCTCTGACTTCCGACTTAAGTGCATTCAAGATAACTGGGGAactcaaaaaaatatatacaaaaaagctCAGATCTAACTCGGAATTCGAAGTTGGAAACTCAGGCATCTTTCTACAGCTCCAACTTTCCGACTTGAAGATAACCgacatcatgatttgacctcgtttttTGTTCCCAGTTTCTTGAAAGCACAAAAAGCAAAATACGGACAGTTTGTAGAATGGTAAAAGTGCTTCTGTGAGACGTCACACACTCAAGAAGGCTCACCAATCACCCGACGTAAGTCATTAATGTTAATGCCTTTGGCTCCGGGTATCCTACGAAAGAACATTTCGCACACGGGCGTAACGTCACGTTTCAACCCGTCCAGTTGGTGGCGGCAATAAACCTTTTGGGGTTGTAGTCCGCCATAAACCCCACAGAAGAAGAAGGACGACGACGTGACGTCACTGTTTACATCTAAAGGCCCTTTCTCTTCCTCATAGTGTGAGGAAAAAGGTACATTTCCTCGACATTATTCCATATTAGCTTGTTAGCTAgttgattttattttttaaaatagaaATATAGTTTATTATTTTAGTAAACTTGTAGCtttggttactgtatgactgttaTTTTTCTCGCTGAAAAGATAgtaaagctaacgttagctggcagccagcttgctagctaacaacCCCGGTACACATAAATTACTACCTAGCGTAGACGAGTGTGCTGGTGTTTGCACAGCAATAATCAATACCACGTTTGTACTAAAATCCATGCAATGCTGAAATCTTTACTAACTAGCTGCGTCGGCTGGTTAGCTAGCCATATAACTAGCTAGCCTAGATGTCTGTTTATTTAAGTTCAGtactactagctagctaacgtatcTCAGACGTCCACCGTTTGATTGTTTCATCATGGCGAGTTAGCTAACTAAATACGTTTTGAGTTATGTTAACGTGACATAAAAAAAACGTTGTCACGTGATTTGATGTGTTAATGGCAGATTAGCTATGTATGTGTTGCCCTTTATGTTctcgctagctagctatatttccTTGGGTTTCCTATTTTTAGAGCTACCAAAAATGACAACAGCCGCGAGACCAACGTTTGAGCcagcgagaggagggagagggaagggagagggcgaTCTCAGTGCCTTGTCCAAACAGTACTCAAGCCGAGATCTGCCTGGTCACACAAAGATCAAATACAGGTGAGTGACACAAGTAACAAAACCTATTCTTGTTGTGTTTTGACATCTTGGCATCAGTCTTTCCCCATACCATATGGCCCATTGCTGCACTGCACCAGTAGTTGGGAACAGGTCCCTCTGGTTGAAGGTAGAGTGATGTCTCACTGTGTCCCTGTCTCATCCCCTCAGACAGCCCACCCAGGATGCCCCCGAGGAGGTGCGTGCCCGTGACTTCCgcagagagctggaggagagggagcGTGTTGCTGTCCGGGagaagaccagagagaggggacctaGAGGTGGGTATCCAGGCATACACAAACTCAGACCTGAGGTAAAGATTGACCTGAACGTAAAATATTGTCTTCTGTGTGTAAAAAAAGATCAAGAGGATTTAGCATCTGACATGCCATTATGCCCAAAGGTTCTTTTTTGTTGGCATGAGTCATCTGCAGGGGCTTTCATCTCAAGCAAGTATCATTGAAATTGTGGTTTCTCTTTTTAATTATCAGAACACACCACATCTTCATCCTCGTCCTCAAAGAGGCCCAGACTAGATCAGATTCCTGCTGCCAACCTTGATGCAGACGACCCCCTCACTGACGTAGGTGCCACATGTTCATCCACCTGTCACATTAGTCTGCTTCTTTTTTTCCCTTCTTTTTTGAAAGCTCAGCCGCTAACCTTTTATTGTTTTATGTTTTTGGGTGTAGGATGATGAGGAAGATGATGACTCTGAGGACAGTGATGATGATGACACTGCAGCTCTGCTGGCTGAACTGGAAAAGATCAAGAAG
This window harbors:
- the LOC115105665 gene encoding protein CWC15 homolog — its product is MTTAARPTFEPARGGRGKGEGDLSALSKQYSSRDLPGHTKIKYRQPTQDAPEEVRARDFRRELEERERVAVREKTRERGPREHTTSSSSSSKRPRLDQIPAANLDADDPLTDDDEEDDDSEDSDDDDTAALLAELEKIKKERAEEQERKEREQKAEEERIRMENILSGNPLLNLAGQQQQQQQQIVPTPTAFSVKRRWDDDVVFKNCAKGVDEARREKRFVNDTLRSEFHKKFMEKYVK